A genomic segment from Bradyrhizobium diazoefficiens USDA 110 encodes:
- a CDS encoding haloacid dehalogenase type II, producing MSDLSAVKALVFDVFGTVVDWRTSLITDFMWWSRQRGISADWTALVDGWRGMYMASMDDVRRHPERGYVMLDDLHRRSLEKLVAQFSIKDLTEADLDYLTKGWHRLHPWPDSVAGLTRLKSKFVISPLSNGNVALLTNMAKFAGLPWDLVMSAEVFEHYKPDPETYLGAARLLGLKPGEVMMVAAHNGDLAAAQNNGLKTAFVARPTEYGPLQKVDFEATGNWDIVAKDFGGIADRLGC from the coding sequence ATGTCCGATCTCTCCGCCGTCAAAGCCCTGGTCTTCGACGTGTTCGGCACCGTCGTCGACTGGCGCACCAGCCTGATCACCGACTTCATGTGGTGGAGCAGGCAGCGCGGCATCAGCGCCGACTGGACCGCCCTGGTGGACGGCTGGCGCGGCATGTACATGGCCTCGATGGACGACGTGCGCAGACATCCCGAGCGCGGCTATGTCATGCTCGACGATCTGCACCGCCGCTCGCTGGAAAAGCTGGTCGCGCAATTCTCGATCAAGGACCTCACCGAAGCTGATCTCGACTACCTCACCAAGGGCTGGCATCGCCTGCATCCCTGGCCCGACAGCGTCGCCGGCCTGACGCGGCTGAAGTCGAAATTCGTCATCTCGCCGCTGTCGAACGGCAACGTCGCGCTGCTCACCAACATGGCGAAGTTCGCCGGCCTGCCGTGGGACCTCGTCATGTCCGCGGAGGTGTTCGAGCACTACAAGCCCGATCCCGAGACTTATCTCGGCGCCGCGCGCCTGCTCGGCCTCAAGCCGGGCGAGGTGATGATGGTCGCCGCCCACAACGGCGATCTCGCCGCCGCGCAGAACAACGGCCTGAAGACCGCGTTCGTGGCGCGGCCGACGGAGTACGGGCCGTTGCAGAAGGTCGACTTCGAAGCCACCGGCAACTGGGACATCGTCGCCAAGGATTTCGGCGGGATCGCCGACAGGCTCGGCTGCTGA
- a CDS encoding cupin domain-containing protein, with amino-acid sequence MRRLLIATAAYAAFVLAAQAAETQPAAKSAKVTVVFDQVLPNAPGKSMKGVLVEYGPGGSSPAHTHARSAFIYATVLEGAIRSQVNDEPAKVFHKGENFSEKPGDRHAVSTNASDTEPAKLLAVFVVDTADTELTTPIAK; translated from the coding sequence ATGCGCAGATTGCTGATCGCAACGGCGGCTTACGCCGCATTCGTCCTGGCGGCCCAGGCAGCCGAGACGCAGCCGGCTGCGAAGTCGGCCAAGGTGACTGTCGTGTTTGACCAGGTCCTACCGAATGCTCCCGGCAAGAGCATGAAGGGCGTGCTGGTCGAGTATGGTCCCGGAGGCTCCTCACCGGCCCACACCCACGCACGCTCCGCGTTCATCTATGCCACGGTGCTGGAAGGGGCGATACGCAGCCAGGTCAATGACGAGCCCGCCAAGGTCTTTCACAAGGGAGAGAACTTCTCCGAGAAGCCCGGCGATCGCCATGCCGTCAGCACCAACGCCAGCGATACCGAGCCGGCGAAGCTGCTGGCCGTCTTCGTGGTGGACACCGCCGATACCGAGTTGACAACGCCGATCGCGAAGTAG
- a CDS encoding SDR family oxidoreductase, with the protein MKIVVIGGSGLIGSKLVSRLKQQGHEVIAASPKTGVNAVTGEGLAAALAGADVVVDVANAPSWEPAAVLEFFQRSSQNLAATEAAAAVKHHVALSIVGTDRSPDIAYFRAKLAQETIVKASPVPYSIVRATQFFEFLGAIGEAGAIDGKIVVPSASFQPIASDDVVASLAEVATGRPLNGTIDIAGPEKAPFNEFVARRLKASGDSRPVVGDAKAGYYGAPIEDTSLVPLGEARLGKTSLAKWLATA; encoded by the coding sequence ATGAAGATCGTCGTGATCGGCGGCAGCGGATTGATCGGATCCAAGCTCGTGTCGAGACTCAAGCAGCAAGGCCACGAGGTCATAGCGGCCTCTCCAAAAACAGGCGTGAACGCCGTGACCGGGGAAGGCCTCGCTGCCGCGCTGGCAGGCGCGGATGTCGTGGTCGACGTCGCCAACGCGCCGTCCTGGGAGCCGGCCGCCGTGCTGGAATTCTTCCAGCGTTCGAGCCAGAACCTCGCCGCGACCGAGGCCGCAGCAGCCGTCAAGCATCATGTCGCGCTGTCGATCGTGGGAACCGATCGCTCGCCCGACATCGCCTATTTTCGTGCCAAGCTCGCGCAGGAGACCATCGTCAAGGCATCTCCGGTCCCCTACTCGATCGTTCGCGCCACGCAGTTTTTTGAATTCCTCGGGGCCATCGGCGAAGCAGGAGCGATTGACGGCAAGATCGTCGTGCCATCGGCGTCGTTTCAGCCGATCGCATCCGACGACGTGGTTGCTTCCCTCGCGGAGGTCGCGACGGGACGGCCGCTCAACGGCACGATCGATATCGCGGGACCGGAAAAAGCTCCCTTCAACGAGTTCGTCGCGCGCCGCCTGAAAGCATCGGGCGACAGCCGCCCGGTGGTGGGAGACGCCAAGGCAGGATATTACGGTGCCCCCATCGAGGACACCTCGCTGGTCCCGCTCGGCGAGGCGCGGCTCGGGAAAACGTCGCTCGCAAAATGGCTCGCGACGGCTTGA
- a CDS encoding MBL fold metallo-hydrolase — MTLDVSRRSLLALGAGLGASAMLGSSAMARAPKLGTQTPYWHRFILGDAEVTVVSDGPLPLGDPSGTFTGVSKEEVKKMLADNFLSPDNVVLEQNSPIVNTGDKLILFDTGMGSSKMFGPTTGRQQKSMMEAGIKPEDIDAVVCSHAHIDHIGGIVDANNKPLFPNAQIYISQTDFDFWTDEGKMGSPAKDFVVHARKNLLPVRDRIVFFRDGQEFLPGVQAISAPGHTVGHTIFMVSSAGKSFAFLGDLSHHSVLLLERPRMEFSYDTDPKQAAESRVKLLTMLAANKTPVMSYHFAWPGYGHVAKAGDGFHYYPEPMQMTL; from the coding sequence ATGACACTCGATGTCTCACGTCGATCCCTGCTCGCACTCGGCGCCGGCCTTGGCGCCAGCGCAATGCTCGGCAGCAGTGCGATGGCACGCGCTCCCAAGCTCGGCACCCAGACTCCCTATTGGCACCGCTTCATTCTCGGCGACGCCGAAGTGACCGTCGTCTCCGACGGACCGCTGCCGCTCGGCGATCCCTCCGGCACCTTCACCGGCGTTTCCAAGGAAGAGGTGAAGAAGATGCTCGCCGACAATTTCCTGTCGCCGGACAATGTCGTGCTCGAGCAGAACTCGCCGATCGTGAACACCGGCGACAAGCTCATCCTGTTCGACACCGGCATGGGCAGCTCCAAGATGTTCGGCCCCACCACCGGCCGGCAGCAGAAGAGCATGATGGAGGCCGGTATCAAGCCGGAGGACATCGATGCCGTGGTCTGCTCGCACGCGCATATCGATCACATCGGCGGCATCGTGGATGCCAACAACAAGCCGCTGTTTCCGAACGCGCAGATCTACATCTCCCAGACCGATTTCGATTTCTGGACCGATGAAGGCAAGATGGGGAGCCCGGCAAAGGACTTCGTCGTGCACGCCCGCAAGAACCTGCTGCCGGTCCGCGACCGCATCGTGTTCTTCAGGGACGGCCAGGAATTCCTGCCCGGCGTGCAGGCCATCTCCGCGCCCGGCCACACCGTCGGCCACACCATCTTCATGGTCAGCTCGGCCGGCAAGTCCTTCGCCTTCCTCGGCGACCTCTCGCACCATTCCGTGCTGCTGCTGGAGCGGCCGCGGATGGAATTCTCCTACGACACCGACCCGAAGCAGGCAGCCGAGTCGCGCGTCAAGCTGCTCACCATGCTCGCGGCCAACAAGACGCCCGTGATGTCCTATCACTTCGCCTGGCCCGGCTACGGCCACGTCGCCAAGGCGGGTGACGGGTTCCACTACTATCCCGAACCGATGCAGATGACGTTGTAG
- a CDS encoding GntR family transcriptional regulator, translating to MLHEEVVGRIRAILLDGEIPPGARIPERELCDRLQISRTPLREALKVLAAEGLVQLLPHRGSRAAKLTDKDMRDLFEVCQGLEALAGELACERISDAEIDAIAAAHTDMVRHYREGDLIQYYRGNRAIHEAIVAAAGNPALTGLYASVTARIRRARYVTPMTPQRWAFAVKEHEAILNALQRRDGAGLSHILRAHLRHKREEVLQAGFAETEASDLALRIA from the coding sequence ATGCTTCATGAGGAGGTCGTCGGCCGCATCCGCGCCATCCTGCTCGACGGTGAAATCCCGCCGGGCGCGCGGATTCCCGAGCGCGAGCTGTGCGACCGGCTCCAGATCTCGCGCACGCCGCTGCGGGAAGCGCTCAAGGTGCTGGCCGCCGAAGGTCTCGTGCAGCTCCTGCCCCATCGCGGCTCACGCGCGGCGAAGCTGACCGACAAGGACATGCGCGACCTGTTCGAGGTCTGCCAGGGCCTCGAGGCGCTTGCCGGCGAGCTCGCCTGCGAGCGGATCAGCGACGCCGAGATCGACGCGATCGCCGCCGCGCACACGGACATGGTTCGGCATTATCGCGAGGGCGACCTGATCCAGTACTATCGCGGCAACCGCGCCATCCACGAAGCCATCGTCGCCGCGGCCGGAAATCCCGCACTGACCGGGCTCTACGCCTCCGTGACGGCGCGCATCCGCCGCGCGCGCTACGTCACGCCGATGACGCCGCAGCGCTGGGCGTTCGCGGTGAAGGAGCACGAGGCGATCCTGAACGCGCTGCAGCGGCGCGATGGTGCCGGCCTCTCGCACATCCTGCGTGCGCATCTCCGCCACAAGCGCGAAGAGGTCTTGCAGGCCGGCTTTGCCGAGACGGAAGCAAGCGACCTCGCGCTGAGGATCGCGTGA
- a CDS encoding enoyl-CoA hydratase/isomerase family protein yields MDHAAEADDLVFERQDGIGRITFNRPQARNAFTFAMYERLAAICEEADRDHTLKVLVLRGAGDKAFASGTDINQFREFKTPQDAIDYENRIDRVLTTLEQCRVPTIAAINGFCTGGGAGIAAACDLRIGTNSAKIGFPIARTLGNCLSMSNVGRLTALIGAARVKDLIFTARLIDAAEAASVGLLGEVVEDIAALDRRADEVARLLASHAPLTLTATKQAVARLQRRLTRDEGEDLILMCYTSQDFREGLDAFLNKRAPQWRGQ; encoded by the coding sequence ATGGACCACGCTGCGGAGGCGGACGACCTCGTTTTTGAACGTCAGGACGGCATCGGGCGGATCACCTTCAACCGTCCGCAGGCGCGCAATGCCTTCACCTTCGCCATGTACGAACGGCTCGCGGCGATCTGCGAAGAGGCCGACCGCGATCATACGCTCAAGGTGCTGGTGCTGCGCGGGGCCGGCGACAAGGCCTTCGCCTCCGGCACCGACATCAACCAGTTCCGCGAGTTCAAGACGCCGCAGGACGCGATCGACTACGAGAACCGCATCGACCGCGTGCTCACCACGCTCGAGCAGTGCCGGGTCCCGACCATCGCCGCGATTAACGGGTTCTGCACCGGCGGCGGGGCGGGCATCGCCGCGGCCTGCGACCTGCGCATCGGCACGAACAGCGCCAAAATCGGATTTCCGATCGCCCGGACGCTCGGCAACTGCCTGTCGATGTCCAATGTCGGCCGTCTCACCGCGCTCATCGGCGCTGCGCGCGTCAAGGATCTGATCTTCACCGCGCGCCTCATTGACGCCGCTGAAGCCGCCAGCGTCGGGCTGCTCGGCGAGGTCGTCGAGGATATCGCGGCCCTGGACAGGCGTGCCGACGAGGTCGCTCGCCTGCTGGCCAGCCACGCGCCGCTGACGCTGACCGCGACCAAGCAGGCGGTGGCGCGCCTGCAAAGGCGGCTGACCCGGGACGAGGGGGAAGACCTCATCCTGATGTGCTACACGAGCCAGGATTTTCGCGAAGGGCTCGATGCTTTCCTCAACAAGCGCGCGCCGCAATGGCGCGGCCAATAG